In one Yarrowia lipolytica chromosome 1A, complete sequence genomic region, the following are encoded:
- a CDS encoding uncharacterized protein (Compare to YALI0A20900g, weakly similar to uniprot|O94674 Schizosaccharomyces pombe Hypothetical protein, similar to Saccharomyces cerevisiae YOR129C; ancestral locus Anc_5.457), with the protein MQTLNPLLHIEYVLAAEFDIDAGPVVKYQYPDTLPGDEQLMAELMLPDQSHVRNQDWTIFFLHDENGLLKYRPNDKGDMFYVLNLVNTKFDKDVRRGAIVKSMCLITRYPYFQIFKPVLILALDEYFDAPSLDCLKKLYNSINSMSVDRMPSFSASEKLLLAVSEDHSLFAERFGEEETASIVDEKNAPIDPKRNSSGEKPTYYIDLKNRGHRLVSTGTVRDTHYFDSSLQYGAMKIPVKVPTAIFPETVGDFSLIRLLRTLQSVKGPFKSVHPQLTIFGPTTPPVIVLINALLTQKRVLFIGYNTPSGDVADHVLAACFLASGGGILRGFTRYAFPYTDLSKVDDLLETPGFIAGAKNPAFTHHPTWYDVVVDIENFTMDISPAISSPVPKEKDSKGTNPLFATISQDDMIFTDQIKRMLTEHYGESSIRHRCRNYLIRFVRIAISYEEYKYKQSQLWPRKAPEKDAGHGYVWNSGTRRLLDFQNLEPVIEGWRQSRSYKLAAEDEQERLTNPEALTLDVEHCLDKLKIQTLNNSESAAIYTLLHTHVSGYDDINTLLVHAIDNNLFEVALGLVHRFPAAREATCELLERIRAHPAGKRFFDRINPFLKVTFFRIIEDKRS; encoded by the coding sequence ATGCAGACGCTGAATCCGTTGCTCCACATCGAGTATGTCCTGGCGGCCGAGTTCGACATCGACGCAGGCCCTGTGGTCAAGTACCAATACCCCGACACGCTTCCTGGCGACGAGCAACTCATGGCGGAGCTCATGCTGCCAGATCAGAGCCACGTGCGCAACCAGGACTGGACGATATTCTTTCTGCACGACGAAAACGGGCTGCTCAAGTACCGCCCCAACGACAAGGGCGACATGTTCTACGTGCTCAACCTCGTCAATACCAAGTTCGATAAGGACGTGCGACGAGGCGCTATCGTCAAGAGTATGTGTCTGATTACGCGTTACCCCTACTTTCAGATCTTCAAGCCCGTGCTAATTCTCGCTCTGGACGAGTACTTTGACGCGCCGTCGCTCGACTGTCTCAAAAAGCTCTacaacagcatcaacagcatGAGTGTGGACCGCAtgccctccttctcggcgtcagaaaaactgctgctggcggTTTCTGAGGACCATTCGCTGTTTGCCGAACGGTTtggcgaggaggagacggcATCTATCGTCGACGAGAAAAACGCTCCTATTGATCCCAAAAGAAACTCGTCAGGGGAGAAACCCACATACTACATTGATCTCAAAAACAGAGGCCATCGGCTGGTAAGCACAGGAACGGTGCGAGATACACACTACTTTGACTCGTCGTTACAATACGGAGCCATGAAGATCCCCGTTAAGGTGCCAACGGCCATTTTCCCCGAAACGGTAGGCGACTTTTCGCTCATCCGACTGCTCAGAACCCTGCAAAGTGTCAAGGGTCCGTTCAAATCGGTCCACCCGCAACTAACTATCTTTGGGCCCACCACGCCACCGGTGATTGTGCTTATCAACGCGCTTCTGACCCAGAAACGGGTGCTCTTCATCGGATACAATACCCCTTCGGGCGATGTCGCCGACCACGTGCTGGCAGCCTGTTTCCTTGCATCTGGCGGAGGCATTCTGCGTGGGTTCACACGGTATGCTTTCCCTTACACAGATCTGTCAAAGGTGGACGATCTGCTAGAAACACCAGGTTTCATTGCTGGTGCCAAGAACCCTGCATTTACCCACCACCCCACTTGGTACGATGTGGTTGTGGACATTGAAAACTTCACAATGGACATTTCCCCAGCAATCAGTTCTCCTGTGCCCAAGGAGAAAGACTCTAAGGGCACTAACCCTCTATTTGCAACGATATCTCAGGACGATATGATTTTCACAGACCAGATTAAACGTATGTTGACGGAACATTACGGTGAGTCGTCGATTCGACACCGGTGCAGAAACTACCTGATTCGGTTTGTGCGAATCGCCATCTCTTACgaagagtacaagtacaaacaGTCACAATTATGGCCTCGAAAGGCCCCGGAAAAGGACGCAGGGCACGGGTATGTGTGGAACTCGGGGACACGGCGTCTCTTGGACTTTCAAAACCTAGAGCCCGTTATTGAGGGCTGGCGTCAGAGTAGATCTTATAAGCTGGCTGCGGAGGACGAGCAGGAGAGACTAACCAACCCGGAAGCTCTGACCTTGGACGTGGAGCACTGTCtggacaagctcaagatACAAACTCTCAACAACTCCGAGAGTGCAGCTATCTACACACTTTTGCATACACATGTGTCTGGGTATGACGACATCAACACCTTGTTGGTACATGCCATTGACAACAATCTTTTCGAGGTTGCACTGGGGTTGGTTCACCGGTTCCCTGCTGCACGGGAGGCCACCTGTGAGCTCCTCGAGCGAATCAGAGCCCATCCTGCTGGTAAGCGGTTCTTTGATCGAATCAACCCTTTCCTTAAGGTGACCTTCTTCCGGATTATCGAAGACAAACGAAGCTGA